CAGGAGGGAAGATAGAGCATGACGAAGACAAAAAGAACTGGCGGAATGGTACTGGGAATATTGTTTATTGGATTATGTGTATCTTTCTTACGACTTTCACAATTTGGCGTGGATCCATTCAGTGCAATGAATCTTGGAATCAGCGGATTTATCGGATGGAGTTTTGGAACGTGGCAGCTGCTTGTCAATGCAATCATTCTTGTAGTTGTATTCTTTCAGGCAAGATCCTGCATTGGTGCGGGAACCATTATCAATATGGTATTTGTCGGATATATTGCAGATTTTATCTGTTATGTAGCAAATGATGTAGTGCAGATTCAGATGAATCTGCCACTGCGTATCCTTGCACTGCTGCTTGCTCAGCTGATGGCATCCATGGGAGTGGCATTATATATGGTCGCAGATATGGGAATCGCCCCATATGACAGTGTCGCTATTATAATCGAGAAACTTACACATCAGAAAATTCCATTCCATAAAGCAAGGATCCTTTCGGATGTTGTTGTCGTGATTATCGGAATCATATTTGCCACTGCATCTGGGGCGGGAATCTGGTCGGTAGTAGGGATTGGTACAATTATAAATGCCTGCTTCAACGGTCCATTAATTCAATTTTTTAAAACAAAACTGGAGAGATTTTACTTGTAAAATCTACGGATTACAATTCTTACAAGGCTCATATCCAGAACGGATACGGGCCTTTCTTTTTCACCAGTAGCTTCATCCAAACCTTCACATTGAATAATGAACCCTTCTCAAACGAAAATTCCAAGCGCTCGAACATTTCGTTAAATTTCTCCGACAATTCGTATAATTCATCTTTTGCTTTTGGCAGAGACAATCGTTTGAAAAGATCTTTTCCATTGCTGATGTTTTCAACTTCATCGCAGATAAGATCCACCTGTCTCAATGCCCGCTTGATCATAAAATATCCGATGACCCCGATCAGAATAATGAGTAATGGGAATACAATCAACAGCATTTTCTCGGATGTCTGCATGAAAAGTTCTATAGAATGTACAGAGGTAATTCCTCGTACCCATATTTCGTCATCATCACCGTAAGTGTAAACGCTGTCATATATCATCCATTTTCGATTTGATCCGGTTATCATTCGCGGTGTATTCGACGTGAGGATAGTTTCTTCTGGAAATTGGGTTGGAATCGTTCCATAAATTAAGTATCCGTTTTTGTCATAAATGCTATCATTCATTTAGCATCGCATCCTGACGAATTACAGGCCGTAAAAGAAGAATATGCTTCTTATCGAAATTAAAAGCAAAACAAGTAATTTATTTGAAAATAATTTTTCAAATACGGACATAACCGGTGGATGGACCTGCACCGACCTTTGCGATATACCCACTTTTAACTAAATCCGTCAGTGTTCTTTCAACGGTAACCTTACTTATGTCAGGGCATAGTTCCATAATTTCCTTCTTCGTTATCTTACCGACCTTATTATCAATCACCGCCTTAATTCTATCCGGCTTGGAAAGATTATGATACTTCAAATGTTCTACACGGTTTTCAAATTCATTGTATGCTTTCAGCATAATACCTAAATAATACTTAACAAAAGGCTCATAACTGTTTTCATCCTCATGCCAACCGACAGAACTTGCTTGAAGAGCTTCATAATATGTTTCTTTCGTTTTTTCAATCAGCATTTCCATGCTGACATACTTTCCAACGATATATCCAGCCTTATAGAACAACAATAAAGTCAACAGACGGCTCATTCTACCATTTCCATCATTGAAAGGATGAATACACAGAAAATCCAGAATGAACATGGGGATTAAAATCAGTTTATCAATGAGATTTGCTTCCCATGCTTCAAGAAAATGAGCGCAAAGTTCGTCTATTGCTTCTGCAGTCTGAAAAGCTGGAACTGGAATAAAACGAGCTTTCTGGTGTCCCTCGGCATCGGTTTCTGCAATTACATTGTCTGAATTCTTATAGGTACCACCGATGTTTCCTTGGGAATAAGAATATAAATCACGATGTAACTGTAAAATAATGTTTGGTCTTGGAGTGATATATTCATAACTTTCGTGAATCGTAGCAAGCACTTCACGGTAGCCGGCAATTTCCTGTTCAGACCGATTACGTGGCTCTGCTTTCTGACTTACCAGTTCTTCCAAACGTTTATCACTTGTAAATATACCTTCAATTCGGTTAGATGCTCCCGTACTTTGAATTAAAGCAACTTCCAGAAGTGTTTTCAGTTCATCTATGTTTGCTTCCAGAAATAATTCCTGTTTACCTTTATGCTCATGAATACTGCCAACCATCTGAACAATTTCAGGTGTCAGCAACTTCGCAGGATTTGTAATATAATCAAAATTTTTCATTGAAATCTCCTTCATTTTGAATTTATCTCCATCATTTTAATGCTAAATGATGGAGATTTCAATAGATTTGATGGAGATAAATTCTCCATATGCACAATAAATATACTCATTTGGATATAGAATTTATTACTTCATCGTTTTTGCCAGCGAATTGAGCAACGCCCGTATCTCTGGATTTGCCAATACTTTTGCCAGAAGTTCCGGATCGACTTCATCAGCAACAGTACCTTCATTATTGCAAAAATTTACTACCAACTTAACAAATTCCGATTGAACAAAATCGCTGCGCGATGGCCTGCCAAGGCTGTGGCGCAGTTTTATTTTTATTAAAAAAGCAGTGGAATTACTTTCCATAATCCGTTATTGTTAAGTTACCACACGAAACAACTGAACTAAGAAAGCTCCACTGCCTATGATAAGAATAACATTTTCCAGTCTCTTCCGCAATCGGAATTATGACGCTACAAATGCTATTGAATCCCTGAATTCTACCTACCGGAAACTGAATCGCCAGAGAAGCGTATTTCCAAGCGATACAGCTCTATTAAAGGCACTGTATCTTGCCACATTTGAAGCTACGAAGAAATGGACCAGTACGATCCGCAACTGGGCACAGGTGTATGGTGAACTGAGTATTATGTACGAAGGACGCCTCCCAGAGTAACGAATAAACAGGCGGATAAGACGGGCGGAAAACCGCCTGCTCTTGACATGCCATTCAACAACTGTTATATATAAAACAAGGGTGAGAAGCCTGATTTTCAGGCTTGCCACCCTTACATATCATAGAAGAAGCGTATTTACAGACTTTTTCTCATAGTCTCTCTTAATTCTATAACTAATTCCCTACAATACTCTGTTTTAATATAGTGAACATCTTTTCCGCATCTAATGGTTTTGCAATGAATCCATTCATTCCAACCTTTTGTGCCATCGCAATATCTTCTTCAAAGGCATTTGCGGTCATGGCAACGATCGGTGTGGATGCTTTTTTCGGGCTTTCCATCTGCCTTATCTTTGCGGTTGTATCATAGCCATTCAAGATTGGCATCTGAATGTCCATAAGAATCAGATCATAGTATCCTTCATCCGCTTCTTCCAGTTTATCAAAACATTCCTGACCGTCTTTGACCCAGTCGATCAGAAAGCCCTTTTCTTTTAATAGCTCCATCGCAATTTCAGCATTTAATTCATTATCTTCTGCAAGAAGAATACGCTTTCCAATATTCTTATCGGTCATAAATGTTTGCTCTGGCAGTTCTTTTTTGCATATATCTCCTTCAGAAGCAAGTTCCAGCGGGATTTCTACTGTAAATTTTGTTCCTTTTCCCGGCTTACTTTCCACATGAATCCTACCATTCATCAGTTCGACAAAGGATTTCACGATAGAAAGACCAAGACCTGTACCGCTGACTTTATTCTCCGTAGCTGTATGTTCTCTGGAAAATTCATCGAAGATATGTGGAAGGTATTCCGAGGCCATTCCAATTCCAGTATCTTCGCAGACAAATACATACCGTGCTTTTTTATCATCGAAATTCGTCTCATTAATAGTCACATGAATCGCATGACCGTCAGGAGTATACTTGATGGCATTGCTCATGATATTTAAATATATTTCCTGGAGCTTTGTCTTATCACAAAATGCATATTTATGTTGAACATTTGTATCGATAGAACAGTGGATACCTTTCATTTGGATATCAGATTCTAATACTGTATTTACCGAATAAAATAATTCGCTCAAATTTGCTGCTTCTGTTTTTAATATAGAAGTTCCACTTTCAATACGCGCCACTTCCAGAACCTGATCGATGATTGTCATCAGAATGTTGCCGGAAGACTTAATTTTTCCCAAATATTCTCGTACCTTTTCTTCGTTGTCAAGATTCTTTCCGAGAAGATCTGAAAACCCAATGATCGCATTCATCGGGGTTCGGATGTCATGGCTCATATTAAACAGAAATCGAGTTTTTGCCTCACTTGCTTCTCTTGCTTGTTCAGCGGACTTTTTCAGTTCCACTGCATACTGGTTTTCACGATATTTTTTACTGTGCACCTGATTAAAAATAGTGGCGCTCATTAAGGACGTTATACAGGAAATGGCAATAACAGCAATCCATTGATAAATGGAAATC
The sequence above is drawn from the Coprococcus comes ATCC 27758 genome and encodes:
- a CDS encoding YczE/YyaS/YitT family protein codes for the protein MTKTKRTGGMVLGILFIGLCVSFLRLSQFGVDPFSAMNLGISGFIGWSFGTWQLLVNAIILVVVFFQARSCIGAGTIINMVFVGYIADFICYVANDVVQIQMNLPLRILALLLAQLMASMGVALYMVADMGIAPYDSVAIIIEKLTHQKIPFHKARILSDVVVVIIGIIFATASGAGIWSVVGIGTIINACFNGPLIQFFKTKLERFYL
- a CDS encoding Fic family protein, translating into MKEISMKNFDYITNPAKLLTPEIVQMVGSIHEHKGKQELFLEANIDELKTLLEVALIQSTGASNRIEGIFTSDKRLEELVSQKAEPRNRSEQEIAGYREVLATIHESYEYITPRPNIILQLHRDLYSYSQGNIGGTYKNSDNVIAETDAEGHQKARFIPVPAFQTAEAIDELCAHFLEAWEANLIDKLILIPMFILDFLCIHPFNDGNGRMSRLLTLLLFYKAGYIVGKYVSMEMLIEKTKETYYEALQASSVGWHEDENSYEPFVKYYLGIMLKAYNEFENRVEHLKYHNLSKPDRIKAVIDNKVGKITKKEIMELCPDISKVTVERTLTDLVKSGYIAKVGAGPSTGYVRI
- a CDS encoding HAMP domain-containing protein; protein product: MNDSIYDKNGYLIYGTIPTQFPEETILTSNTPRMITGSNRKWMIYDSVYTYGDDDEIWVRGITSVHSIELFMQTSEKMLLIVFPLLIILIGVIGYFMIKRALRQVDLICDEVENISNGKDLFKRLSLPKAKDELYELSEKFNEMFERLEFSFEKGSLFNVKVWMKLLVKKKGPYPFWI
- a CDS encoding ATP-binding protein: MEKRSSASKQIKKYSLIVGLLVFIASFLFGYISLKNLEKGKKTAATYTAQSTVRRINAQLNQYVELSEFLGNVVLAGYNLDQTSFSELAEMLPNENGIVKAFELAPNGVVTDIFPQQGNENAFGINMLTDHNRKEDANRAKETGNYILGGPYRLKQGGTGALLFHPVYKSDSIDNDSFWGFVIMVIDWDKFIDEIGLERLNEASYCYEIWTTDDTTGSRVVLTQSQEHIPKNNLTVECEIPNDTWYVDIVPDEGWISIYQWIAVIAISCITSLMSATIFNQVHSKKYRENQYAVELKKSAEQAREASEAKTRFLFNMSHDIRTPMNAIIGFSDLLGKNLDNEEKVREYLGKIKSSGNILMTIIDQVLEVARIESGTSILKTEAANLSELFYSVNTVLESDIQMKGIHCSIDTNVQHKYAFCDKTKLQEIYLNIMSNAIKYTPDGHAIHVTINETNFDDKKARYVFVCEDTGIGMASEYLPHIFDEFSREHTATENKVSGTGLGLSIVKSFVELMNGRIHVESKPGKGTKFTVEIPLELASEGDICKKELPEQTFMTDKNIGKRILLAEDNELNAEIAMELLKEKGFLIDWVKDGQECFDKLEEADEGYYDLILMDIQMPILNGYDTTAKIRQMESPKKASTPIVAMTANAFEEDIAMAQKVGMNGFIAKPLDAEKMFTILKQSIVGN